The Cyprinus carpio isolate SPL01 chromosome A5, ASM1834038v1, whole genome shotgun sequence genome has a segment encoding these proteins:
- the btg4 gene encoding protein BTG4, whose translation MKEEIAATVFFIARLAKKHGKLDRVKREKFAVELTSVLFESYKSHWYPENPTKGQAFRCLRMNKAQVRDPVIERACRQSDIVYENLGLPKEVTIWVDPGEVSCRYGEKSTPFCVTQLEGQKRDGEFSRRINNAVERASSDYHSGTSSDEEGGNTSMSSSVSSSNSSSLSVPEPKCIPTVSNPNSVYQFSEFGQPPPMQNWGTYPKRKPYASEGYQQHSSGGPYPPHKSFKGYRPSYGFSGPRVDRYHWVSKNRS comes from the exons atgaaggaAGAGATTGCGGCAACCGTGTTTTTCATTGCAAGACTAGCAAAGAAGCATGGTAAACTGGATCGTGTTAAGAGGGAGAAGTTTGCTGTGGAACTAACATCAGTGCTCTTTGAAAGTTACAAAAGTCATTGGTACCCAGAAAACCCAACCAAAGGACAAGCTTTTAG GTGTTTAAGGATGAACAAAGCTCAAGTGAGAGACCCAGTTATTGAGCGTGCTTGTCGGCAGAGTGACATTGTTTATGAGAATCTTGGATTACCAAAGGAAGTGACCATTTGGGTTGATCCAGGAGAGGTGTCATGCCG GTATGGTGAAAAGTCAACCCCATTTTGTGTTACCCAGTTGGAGGGTCAAAAGAGAGATGGGGAGTTCTCTCGTAGGATAAATAATGCAGTGGAAAGAGCGTCATCGGACTACCACTCTGGAACCTCCTCTGATGAGGAGGGAGGAAACACCAGCATGAGCAGCAGCGTGAgtagcagcaacagcagcagtctTTCTGTTCCAGAACCTAAATGCATCCCAACGGTTTCCAACCCAAACAGTGTCTACCAG TTCAGTGAGTTCGGGCAGCCCCCACCTATGCAGAACTGGGGCACATACCCTAAAAGAAAGCCTTATGCCTCTGAGGGCTACCAGCAGCATTCCTCAGGTGGCCCATACCCACCTCATAAGAGTTTCAAGGGTTATAGGCCCTCCTATGGCTTTTCTGGTCCAAGGGTGGACCGCTATCACTGGGTCAGCAAGAACCGctcttag